In a genomic window of Gloeothece verrucosa PCC 7822:
- a CDS encoding response regulator — protein MSKRVLIIDDEMGIRKITQISLKAIAGWEVLVAASGSEGLSIAQTEPLDVILLDVMMPEMDGITTFKQLQSNPSTRAIPTILLTAKAHVSEQQEFTKLPVKGIITKPFKAPDLVKQMKSLLNWKD, from the coding sequence ATGTCAAAGCGCGTTCTGATTATTGATGATGAAATGGGTATTCGCAAAATTACTCAAATTTCTCTTAAGGCGATCGCCGGTTGGGAAGTCTTGGTAGCCGCATCAGGAAGTGAAGGATTGTCAATCGCCCAAACGGAACCTCTTGATGTGATTCTTTTAGATGTTATGATGCCAGAGATGGACGGGATTACCACCTTTAAGCAACTTCAATCTAACCCCTCAACTCGAGCGATTCCGACAATTTTACTCACTGCCAAAGCTCACGTTTCCGAACAGCAAGAGTTTACTAAGCTGCCCGTAAAAGGTATTATTACTAAACCGTTCAAAGCTCCTGATTTAGTCAAGCAAATGAAATCGCTGCTAAATTGGAAGGATTAA
- a CDS encoding PAS domain S-box protein, translated as MNDLKKTKAQLLAELKELRTQVATLKSSSSKGGDHSLETLHQTFQAETEHQGQWQQQRQQLIYRTALLIRQSLKLEEIFDTTVTEIRNIIKSDRLIIYQFLPDRCGIVVAESVSEPVWSIKGQIMPEETFPYDWVAPYQQGRTRAMNDIYTDPHLSQCHVEFLEFLRVRANLIAPILHQNSLWGLLIAHQCSTPRQWTASEVDLMKELAIQVAIAIQQALLVRQQQEELIRRREIETELRQQTQLLDLSDEAIIALNINRKIIYWNRGAERLYGWTKEEALGQKIESMLQTQFPISLEAAHQTIIEQEYWEGELLHIRRDGQPLIVESRQVLQRDSKGNPEIILETNRDLTRRKQLEENLKINEERLRLTLELTGIGSWDFNLKTEAFISSDNVFRMSGLDPKTAAPSYALWLEQIHSDDRERVEQKLQEAIQNQTPLEVKYRVVHPKGHICWILSKASFICDQTGQATRMLGIWMDITAQKETEFALKQGKETLKLFFKYVPAGVVVVDRNMCYLMASQRWLDDYKISSDDTLQGHSLYQIVPEIPPKWRQIHQLCVKGATEKCDEELFIRSDGTEQWLRWEIVPWYDNLGKEAGIIIFTENISERKQAEIALQELNSQLEQRIIERTEQLQRAKKNIEQELLERKKLERELRKREQLLDGFFNAASDAKVGMCINDLNFRFLKINQALADINGYSIEDHLGRNLDDVLPELAPTLKPLWENVIDSNQPINLEISAVVPSSRGVMRYWSVAYFPILAENENLIGIGAVVIEITESKRLELEQAKLIEILEATPDIIATASSATQKVGYCNQALRKLLGVAPNSPVTDLTIADVYPQWAYSMIQNEGIPTAIREGIWRGETAFLGIDGEEIPFSQVIIAHTFGTEAVQSVSTIARDISEQKQKEAILRESDRRWQSLLNNIKLIVVGLDLQGNVEYVNPFFLSLTEYTEPEILGKNWFNQFLPADIQTSLTTTIFRELLEQEKYIYYQNPILTSSGEERLIAWTNTVLRDANEQPIGTVSIGQDITESEKLARMKDEFISVVSHELRTPLTSLQAALSLLYEKIIDPTSDEGQETIEIATEGVNRLVRLVNDILDLERLSSGKIRLEKQFCQTDGVILAALDQIKEIAKEAQIIIKSEYENFFFWCDSDRLVQILINLLNNAIKFSPQNSIIELKVQQQNSPMPSLLFSISDQGRGIPSDKLESIFDRFGQVDASDSRAKGGTGLGLAICRSIVTQHGGEIWVNSKLGQGSTFYFTIPLNKH; from the coding sequence ATGAATGATCTTAAAAAAACCAAAGCACAACTGCTCGCTGAACTAAAGGAATTACGGACTCAAGTCGCCACTCTCAAGTCCTCCTCTTCAAAAGGGGGTGATCATTCCCTAGAGACGTTACATCAAACCTTTCAAGCCGAAACTGAGCATCAAGGGCAATGGCAACAACAACGACAACAACTAATTTATCGAACAGCCCTGTTAATCCGTCAATCTTTAAAACTCGAAGAAATTTTTGACACAACAGTAACGGAGATCAGAAATATTATTAAGAGCGATCGCCTGATCATCTATCAATTCTTACCAGATCGATGTGGGATAGTGGTGGCTGAATCCGTGTCCGAGCCGGTTTGGTCAATTAAAGGGCAAATCATGCCAGAGGAAACATTTCCTTATGATTGGGTTGCACCCTACCAACAGGGACGAACCCGGGCGATGAATGATATTTATACAGATCCCCATTTAAGTCAGTGTCATGTAGAATTTTTAGAATTTTTACGGGTGAGAGCGAATTTAATCGCTCCAATTCTCCATCAAAATAGCTTATGGGGGTTACTGATAGCCCATCAATGTAGCACCCCCAGACAGTGGACAGCCTCAGAAGTTGATTTAATGAAAGAATTGGCCATTCAAGTGGCCATTGCTATTCAACAAGCTCTCCTAGTCCGACAACAGCAAGAGGAATTAATCAGACGACGGGAGATAGAAACCGAACTCAGACAGCAAACACAGCTATTAGACCTCTCTGACGAGGCGATTATTGCTCTAAATATCAATAGAAAAATTATTTACTGGAATCGAGGAGCCGAACGTCTTTATGGTTGGACAAAAGAGGAAGCATTAGGGCAAAAAATTGAATCTATGTTGCAAACTCAGTTTCCTATCTCCCTTGAAGCCGCTCATCAGACGATTATTGAGCAGGAATACTGGGAAGGAGAACTATTGCATATTAGGCGAGATGGTCAGCCGCTTATTGTAGAAAGCCGCCAGGTGTTACAACGAGATTCAAAAGGCAATCCCGAAATCATTTTAGAAACCAACCGGGATCTGACTCGACGAAAACAATTAGAAGAAAACCTAAAGATAAATGAAGAACGCTTGCGTTTAACTCTAGAATTAACCGGAATCGGAAGCTGGGACTTCAATTTAAAAACTGAAGCCTTTATTTCGAGTGATAATGTTTTTCGGATGAGTGGATTAGACCCAAAAACGGCGGCTCCGAGTTATGCTCTCTGGCTCGAACAAATTCATTCGGATGATAGAGAGCGAGTCGAACAAAAATTACAAGAAGCGATACAGAATCAAACGCCTTTAGAAGTAAAATATCGAGTTGTTCACCCCAAAGGTCATATTTGTTGGATTTTGTCAAAAGCAAGTTTTATATGCGATCAAACGGGACAGGCCACAAGAATGCTCGGTATATGGATGGATATTACAGCCCAAAAAGAAACTGAGTTCGCCCTCAAACAAGGAAAAGAAACCCTCAAGCTATTTTTTAAATATGTCCCGGCGGGAGTGGTAGTGGTAGACCGTAATATGTGTTATTTGATGGCGAGTCAACGCTGGCTCGACGATTATAAAATCAGTTCCGATGATACGCTACAGGGGCACTCTCTTTATCAAATTGTTCCCGAAATCCCCCCGAAATGGCGGCAAATTCATCAACTTTGTGTCAAGGGGGCAACCGAAAAGTGTGACGAAGAGTTATTCATCCGTTCAGATGGAACCGAACAATGGTTACGTTGGGAAATTGTTCCTTGGTACGATAATTTAGGAAAAGAAGCGGGGATTATTATTTTTACTGAAAATATTAGTGAACGCAAACAAGCCGAAATCGCTCTGCAAGAACTTAATAGCCAACTCGAACAGCGCATTATCGAAAGAACCGAACAACTGCAAAGAGCGAAAAAGAACATCGAGCAAGAACTCTTAGAACGAAAAAAATTAGAGCGAGAACTCAGAAAACGAGAACAATTGCTAGATGGATTTTTCAACGCCGCCTCAGATGCTAAGGTGGGGATGTGTATTAACGACCTTAATTTTCGCTTTCTCAAGATCAATCAAGCTCTAGCTGACATTAATGGTTATAGCATAGAAGATCATTTAGGACGAAACCTTGATGATGTGTTGCCGGAACTGGCTCCCACCCTTAAACCTTTATGGGAAAACGTAATAGATAGCAACCAACCGATCAACTTAGAAATTTCGGCTGTTGTTCCTTCGAGTCGGGGGGTAATGCGATATTGGTCAGTAGCCTATTTTCCTATATTGGCAGAAAATGAAAATTTAATAGGGATAGGGGCAGTCGTTATCGAAATTACCGAGAGCAAACGTTTAGAACTTGAGCAGGCTAAGTTAATTGAAATTTTAGAAGCCACTCCTGATATTATAGCAACAGCCTCTTCAGCAACGCAAAAAGTCGGGTATTGTAACCAAGCTTTGCGGAAATTGTTAGGAGTAGCCCCTAATAGCCCCGTTACTGATTTGACTATCGCTGATGTTTATCCCCAATGGGCTTACTCCATGATCCAAAATGAAGGGATTCCCACCGCCATTAGAGAGGGAATCTGGAGAGGAGAGACGGCTTTTTTAGGGATTGATGGAGAAGAAATACCTTTTTCTCAGGTCATTATTGCTCATACTTTCGGAACCGAGGCAGTACAATCTGTTTCTACTATCGCCCGTGATATTAGCGAACAAAAGCAAAAAGAAGCTATTTTGCGAGAATCGGACAGACGTTGGCAATCACTACTCAATAATATTAAATTAATCGTAGTCGGGTTAGATTTGCAAGGTAATGTTGAGTATGTCAATCCTTTTTTCTTATCCTTGACTGAGTACACTGAACCTGAAATTTTAGGCAAAAACTGGTTTAACCAATTTCTTCCGGCTGACATTCAAACTTCCCTAACAACCACTATTTTTCGAGAATTGTTAGAGCAAGAAAAATATATTTACTATCAAAATCCAATCCTGACTAGCTCAGGAGAAGAACGGCTCATTGCTTGGACAAATACGGTGCTACGGGATGCTAACGAGCAACCAATTGGTACGGTTAGTATCGGGCAGGATATCACCGAAAGCGAGAAATTAGCACGTATGAAAGATGAATTTATTTCCGTTGTCAGTCATGAGTTGCGAACTCCCCTTACTTCCCTACAAGCGGCTCTCAGTTTATTGTATGAGAAAATTATCGATCCGACCTCTGATGAAGGACAAGAAACGATTGAGATTGCCACTGAAGGAGTTAATCGGTTAGTTCGTCTTGTTAATGATATTCTTGACCTCGAACGGCTATCTTCCGGCAAAATCCGCCTAGAAAAGCAATTTTGTCAAACTGATGGCGTGATCCTAGCAGCACTAGACCAAATCAAAGAGATAGCTAAAGAAGCTCAAATCATCATTAAATCTGAGTATGAAAACTTCTTTTTCTGGTGCGATAGTGATCGTCTTGTCCAAATTCTGATTAATCTTCTCAATAACGCCATTAAATTCTCTCCCCAAAACAGCATCATCGAACTGAAGGTTCAACAGCAGAATTCCCCGATGCCTAGTCTTTTATTCAGCATCAGCGATCAAGGGCGAGGTATTCCGAGTGATAAGCTAGAGAGCATTTTTGACAGATTTGGACAAGTCGATGCCTCTGACTCCCGCGCCAAAGGCGGCACAGGATTAGGTTTAGCTATTTGTCGTAGTATTGTCACGCAACATGGGGGCGAAATTTGGGTCAACAGTAAGCTTGGCCAAGGTAGTACCTTTTATTTTACTATTCCCCTAAATAAGCACTAA
- a CDS encoding PAS domain S-box protein has translation MNHSQNVDNISNNEPPSWEQKTLEVISSESELLLRLALELNDIGVWEWDITTGVMKGNDYYYRLLGYEPGNLEPSYRLWRNQIYPDDVGSVENKLIQALTKKTGYDVEFRVLLKDGTIRWQQSKGQGIYNEAGQAVRMVGVTFDISERKEREETLAKDEQKLSLFVRCAPVSVAMLDTNMNYIAVSQRWVDVYHLGEIEAILGHCHYEIFPNIPQRWREIHQRGLVGELIKCEEDRFTLPDGTVQWLKWEVQPWRHKTGQIGGIFIFVEDITELKQAQTTLEQQIQQEYLLGEIASDIRRSLNLDEVLSRTVHRVRDFLQTDRVIIFRFRPDWQGDVISESVAEQWTPILSTTIYDPCFSECYIDPYRQGRVAMMSDIDSLELETCYVELLKTFQVKANLVVPLLLEEQLWGLLIVHHCSAPRVWQSSEITLLQRLATQVSIAVQQSELYEQRGRELSERKRIQNILQKSEELFRSLSAAAPIGICQIDADGMCIYSNRRWQKMSGQDLTNSLGYGWLEAIHPEDRGLCLRGWKTYLQGKGRFLSEFRLLTPQKKVHWVWVQVAPMQSATGEIIGHVCTYEEITARKQAELALQKLNEELEIRVSQRTVELEQELLRRERIEQEIRHSEARFQAFMAHNPACAWITDSNGQMLYANQTYYQTFQLLNQEVIGHNLFELYPDEIAQHYLNNIQAVVKSQTTLETSRHSLKPDGTMGEFLVYNFLVPNSSDEQLVGGIAVDITERKRIEKALQASEIRYRAIIEDQTEMIARFLPDSTVLFVNEAYCRYFNIKREEILNKSYSPVIYEADLEKVNQLVESMSIETPMLVIENRVIDGRGEVRWTQWVNRMLFDNQGNLIELQSVGRDITELKQVEGALRESQERLQLALEASGDGIWDWNILTDEVYLDPQFFQMLGYKADELTSSFSTWEQLVHPEDLIWVKERLEKHLENTAVDYRFDYRLQTKSNEWKWIANYGKVVAIDEKGKPLRMIAIHRDINDRKLFEAALLESEEQRRLALDLTHIGFWDWQIPTGQLIWNENHFTLLGLPSNNPKPRYEDWRDCIHPEDKERVEQLYTKSIETHTDYESEYRIIHPDGSVHWLMARAKAIYDLEGQPVRSLGVLLDITDRKHIEASLRESDRRWQSLLDNVQLVVIGLDLDGYIEYANPFFLKLTGYQLEEVLGQYWFDFLNPQEKHPLKIIFKEVLEQNFHPYYQNSVMTKSGEERMIAWNNTILKDVAGEPIGTMSIGEDITERDKVERMKAEFISVVSHELRTPLTSMQAALSLLSEKIIDPNSPEGEATIQIATEGTDRLVRLVNDILDLERLESGKIRLKKSLCNVIDLIETAIAQMQEMANQANITLKFILCSFQIEADADRILQVLTNLLSNAIKFSPHHSTIELSVEEQQDEGVKGVLRFGVRDQGRGIPSAHLDSIFARFGQVDASDSRTKGGTGLGLAICRSIVEQHGGKIWAESIAGQGSTFYFTLPKKTRE, from the coding sequence ATGAATCATTCACAAAATGTAGATAATATTAGTAATAACGAACCCCCCTCATGGGAGCAAAAAACTTTAGAAGTTATATCAAGTGAAAGTGAACTTTTGTTACGCTTGGCTCTGGAGCTAAACGATATTGGCGTTTGGGAGTGGGATATAACAACCGGAGTGATGAAGGGGAATGATTATTATTACCGCTTATTAGGCTATGAACCTGGGAACCTTGAGCCAAGCTATCGACTCTGGCGTAATCAGATTTATCCCGATGATGTCGGTTCTGTCGAAAACAAGCTCATTCAAGCATTGACCAAAAAAACAGGTTATGATGTAGAATTTCGAGTTTTATTAAAAGATGGCACTATACGCTGGCAACAAAGCAAAGGGCAAGGGATTTACAACGAGGCAGGTCAAGCAGTGCGGATGGTTGGGGTGACTTTTGATATTAGCGAGCGCAAAGAAAGGGAAGAAACCCTGGCCAAAGATGAACAAAAGTTAAGTTTATTTGTCAGATGTGCCCCGGTTAGTGTAGCGATGCTTGACACGAATATGAATTATATAGCCGTCAGTCAACGTTGGGTAGATGTTTATCATCTGGGCGAAATCGAAGCAATATTGGGGCATTGTCATTACGAAATCTTCCCTAATATTCCTCAGCGTTGGCGAGAAATCCATCAGCGCGGTTTAGTGGGTGAACTAATCAAATGTGAGGAAGACCGCTTTACCTTACCCGATGGAACTGTACAATGGTTGAAATGGGAAGTTCAGCCTTGGCGGCACAAAACAGGACAGATCGGCGGTATTTTCATCTTTGTGGAAGATATTACCGAGCTTAAACAAGCCCAAACGACTCTCGAACAGCAAATTCAGCAAGAATATTTACTCGGCGAGATCGCCTCAGACATTAGACGCTCCCTCAATCTAGACGAGGTATTGTCTCGCACCGTCCATCGAGTCAGAGATTTCCTCCAGACAGATCGTGTTATTATCTTTCGCTTTCGCCCGGATTGGCAAGGCGATGTCATCAGCGAATCGGTTGCAGAACAATGGACTCCCATCCTTTCGACCACCATTTATGACCCCTGTTTTAGCGAGTGCTACATTGATCCTTACCGCCAAGGGCGAGTGGCGATGATGTCCGATATTGATAGCTTAGAGCTAGAAACTTGCTACGTTGAGCTACTGAAAACTTTTCAGGTTAAAGCTAACTTGGTGGTTCCCCTTCTGCTAGAAGAACAGCTTTGGGGTTTGCTAATTGTCCATCATTGTAGCGCCCCTCGTGTCTGGCAATCGTCGGAAATTACGCTACTACAGCGACTGGCCACCCAAGTTAGCATTGCTGTACAACAGTCCGAACTCTATGAGCAAAGGGGACGCGAATTGTCAGAGCGCAAAAGAATACAAAATATTCTCCAAAAAAGCGAGGAGTTATTTCGCTCCCTTAGCGCTGCCGCTCCCATAGGGATCTGTCAAATTGATGCCGATGGAATGTGCATCTATAGCAATCGTCGCTGGCAGAAAATGTCAGGACAGGACTTGACAAATTCTCTCGGTTATGGGTGGCTAGAAGCGATTCACCCAGAAGATCGCGGCCTCTGTTTGAGGGGCTGGAAAACTTATCTTCAAGGGAAAGGAAGATTTTTAAGCGAATTTCGTTTATTAACTCCACAAAAAAAAGTTCACTGGGTTTGGGTTCAAGTTGCGCCAATGCAATCAGCTACAGGAGAAATCATCGGTCATGTCTGTACTTACGAAGAGATCACCGCAAGGAAACAGGCAGAATTAGCATTACAAAAATTAAATGAAGAATTAGAAATCCGAGTCAGTCAAAGAACCGTAGAATTAGAACAAGAATTACTGCGGCGAGAACGTATAGAACAAGAGATACGTCATAGTGAAGCGCGATTTCAAGCATTCATGGCTCATAATCCCGCCTGTGCCTGGATAACAGATTCCAATGGACAGATGCTTTATGCTAACCAAACTTATTATCAGACTTTTCAATTATTAAATCAAGAAGTAATCGGGCATAATCTTTTTGAGCTTTATCCTGATGAAATTGCTCAACATTATCTAAATAATATTCAAGCTGTTGTTAAAAGCCAGACAACACTAGAAACGTCCAGGCATAGTCTAAAACCCGATGGAACAATGGGCGAATTTTTAGTTTACAATTTCCTCGTTCCTAATTCATCAGACGAACAATTAGTCGGTGGTATTGCTGTGGATATCACTGAACGGAAACGCATCGAAAAGGCTTTACAGGCGAGCGAAATTCGCTACCGAGCTATTATCGAAGATCAAACCGAAATGATAGCCCGTTTCTTACCTGATAGCACTGTTTTATTTGTTAATGAGGCTTACTGTCGTTACTTTAATATTAAACGAGAGGAAATCCTTAATAAGAGTTATAGCCCTGTGATTTATGAGGCGGACTTAGAAAAAGTCAATCAATTAGTCGAATCGATGAGCATTGAAACTCCGATGTTAGTGATTGAAAATCGGGTCATCGACGGTCGGGGGGAGGTACGCTGGACGCAATGGGTTAATCGTATGTTATTCGATAATCAGGGTAATCTAATTGAATTGCAATCAGTGGGGCGGGATATCACCGAGTTAAAACAGGTAGAAGGAGCATTACGGGAAAGTCAAGAGCGTTTACAACTGGCCCTAGAAGCGTCTGGTGATGGAATATGGGATTGGAATATTCTTACGGATGAAGTTTATCTTGATCCGCAATTTTTTCAAATGTTAGGCTATAAAGCTGATGAATTAACCTCCTCGTTTAGCACTTGGGAACAGTTAGTACATCCTGAAGATTTAATCTGGGTAAAAGAAAGACTGGAAAAACATCTAGAAAACACCGCAGTAGATTATCGTTTTGACTACCGCTTACAAACAAAATCAAATGAGTGGAAATGGATTGCTAATTATGGTAAAGTTGTCGCTATAGACGAAAAGGGTAAACCCTTGCGAATGATTGCAATTCATCGCGATATTAATGACCGCAAACTGTTTGAAGCGGCTCTCTTAGAAAGTGAAGAACAACGGCGATTAGCATTAGATTTGACTCACATCGGCTTTTGGGATTGGCAGATCCCCACTGGACAATTGATCTGGAATGAAAATCACTTTACCCTATTAGGCTTACCTTCTAACAATCCTAAACCTCGATATGAAGATTGGCGAGATTGCATTCATCCTGAAGATAAGGAGCGTGTCGAGCAACTTTATACAAAATCCATAGAAACTCATACAGATTACGAGTCTGAATATCGCATCATCCATCCGGATGGATCGGTGCATTGGTTAATGGCCCGAGCAAAAGCAATTTACGATCTAGAGGGTCAACCTGTTCGTTCTTTGGGTGTACTGTTGGATATTACTGATCGCAAACATATAGAAGCGTCACTTCGAGAATCGGATCGGCGCTGGCAATCGCTCCTCGATAATGTACAATTAGTCGTAATTGGGTTAGATCTCGATGGTTATATTGAATACGCAAATCCATTCTTCTTAAAACTTACCGGATATCAGTTAGAGGAAGTATTGGGTCAATACTGGTTTGATTTTCTCAACCCTCAAGAGAAACATCCGCTCAAAATTATTTTTAAAGAAGTTCTAGAGCAAAACTTTCATCCTTACTATCAAAATTCTGTGATGACTAAATCCGGTGAAGAACGCATGATTGCTTGGAATAACACGATTTTAAAAGATGTGGCAGGGGAACCCATTGGTACGATGAGCATAGGAGAAGATATTACAGAACGCGACAAAGTAGAACGGATGAAAGCGGAATTCATTTCAGTGGTTAGCCACGAATTGCGAACGCCTTTAACCTCAATGCAAGCCGCCCTTAGTCTTTTGAGTGAAAAAATTATCGATCCTAACTCCCCTGAAGGAGAAGCTACCATCCAAATTGCCACAGAAGGAACAGATCGCTTAGTGCGTCTAGTGAATGACATTCTTGATTTAGAACGTTTAGAGTCCGGCAAAATTCGCTTAAAGAAAAGTTTGTGTAATGTGATTGATCTAATCGAAACGGCCATTGCTCAAATGCAGGAAATGGCTAACCAAGCCAATATTACCCTTAAATTTATTCTTTGTTCCTTTCAAATTGAAGCTGATGCTGATCGAATATTACAAGTGTTAACCAATTTACTGAGTAACGCGATTAAATTTTCTCCTCATCATTCGACTATTGAGCTATCAGTAGAGGAACAACAAGATGAGGGAGTCAAAGGAGTTTTGCGTTTTGGGGTGCGCGATCAGGGACGGGGCATTCCCAGTGCCCATCTAGACAGTATTTTCGCTCGATTTGGGCAAGTTGATGCCTCCGACTCTCGCACTAAAGGGGGCACGGGTTTGGGGTTAGCGATATGTCGTAGTATCGTTGAGCAACATGGCGGAAAAATTTGGGCAGAGAGTATTGCCGGTCAAGGTAGCACCTTTTACTTTACATTACCTAAAAAAACTCGAGAATAG
- a CDS encoding DUF3122 domain-containing protein — protein sequence MKFVISLTLSIILLLSISLSISQSGIALIRQQEEAPGQLLYQSRHSLSDETGSTWQVVLFKRVQDGEVKTIELRLVGFPGRASFVHPKILQIIISDGIVLKTQDQFAEQAPAPNVGQYDFKKILSQLPTNKGVRLILPLEKERSLFVPSPVLLEWRFFAQS from the coding sequence ATGAAATTTGTTATTTCTCTGACTTTAAGTATTATTCTTCTATTATCTATCTCTTTAAGCATTTCTCAATCTGGAATAGCGTTGATCCGCCAACAGGAAGAAGCACCTGGACAACTGCTATATCAATCCCGGCATAGTTTATCAGATGAAACTGGCAGCACTTGGCAAGTCGTTTTATTTAAGCGTGTTCAAGATGGGGAAGTTAAAACCATTGAGTTACGTCTGGTCGGATTTCCCGGAAGAGCTTCTTTTGTTCATCCTAAAATTTTGCAAATAATCATTAGTGATGGAATCGTTTTAAAAACTCAAGATCAATTTGCCGAACAAGCACCCGCTCCTAACGTTGGTCAATATGACTTCAAAAAAATATTATCTCAATTGCCTACTAACAAAGGAGTGCGGCTGATTTTGCCTTTAGAAAAAGAACGCTCTCTTTTCGTCCCTTCACCAGTATTACTGGAATGGCGATTTTTTGCCCAATCTTAA